CCGCATGCTCCGGCTACCCACCGCCTCGAAAAGCCAGTCGGAGAATACCGAATCCGTCCCGCGAAGTTCCGCGAGAACTTCGTCGAGCAGCTGTTCGAGGTCGGCCACGCGTCCGGGTGCGTGCAGCACACCACGACTCAGGTATCGCCGACACGTCCCCCGGGAAAGCTTCGCCAGCCTCGCGATCGCCGGTCCCGCGACGCGGGATCGCAGCATCAGATACATCGGCAGTTGTCCGGCGATCCGGTGTCGCAGGCCGCCGGAGGCGACGAGTACGAGTCCGCTGGCCCGATGCGGATGGCGCAGTGTGAAACCCGTCACCGCACTGCCCCCGGTGGACAGTCCCACCAGCACCGCCCTCTCGACCCCCCAGAGATCCAGCAGCCAGCGCAGTATCTCCTCCATCGTGCGCTGTCCGACCCGGCCCGACCAGTTCCGGCTGCCACCGTGCCGGGGAAGATCCGGGACGAAGACGCGGTGGTCCGCCGCCAGGGCCGGAATCGTGTGCCGCCAACTGATCATCGCGTTGTCGATGCCGCCACCGTGCACCAACACGATCGCGGGACCCGCCGTGCCTGCCCGGTAGTAGCGGATCGTGCCCGCCGGGAACTCGGCGTGTTCGGTCGCCGAGCCCTGTGGTGGAGCGGTCATGGGGTGTCCTCCTGGAACCGTTGTCGACCCTGGCGAGGAAGATCGCCCGGACATGTTGCCCGATGTGCGGGTGAGGTACCACTCGCAGCCGAGTTTCGGGCGCGTGCCAGGATTTGGGACTGTGAGCACGGTCTATGATTGCGACAGCCCGGACGGTCGCAGTGCCGGCCTGAGCAGGGCTGCGAGTTCGTTGCGCGGCGGTGGACTGGTTGTCCTGCCGACCGACACGGTTTACGGAATCGGTGCGGACGCGTTCGACCCGGAGGCGGTCCGCGCACTGCTCTCGGCGAAGGGACGCGGCCCCGACATGCCCGTTCCGGTGCTGGTTGGCTCTTGGAACACCGTCGACGGGTTGGTCATGTCCGTGCCGCGGCAGGCCAGGGCACTCATCGAGGCGTTCTGGCCCGGTGGGCTTTCGCTGGTTCTACCGCAGGCACCCTCCCTGTCCTGGGACCTGGGGGAGACCCGTGGCACGGTCAACCTCCGGATGCCGCTGCACCCGGTGGCCCTGGATCTGTTGCGCGAGGTCGGCCCCATGGCTGTTTCGAGTGCCAACACCACCGGCAATCCCCCCGCCGCCACCGTGGAGCAGGCGCGGGAGCAGCTCGGTGAGGCCGTTCCGGTCTATCTGGACGGCGGGCCCTCCGGCGAACCCGTCGCTTCCACGATCGTGGACCTTACCGGGGATCAGCCGCGGGTGCTGCGTGAAGGAGCGGTCGGTCGGGACGAGCTGGCCGCCGAACTGGGTGTCGAGCTACCGGTGGAGTAACACGCCGTTCGTCTCGTACCGCTGTTCGTCCGACCCGCTCCTCCCGCGGACGGGTGAGTAGCCGCTGCGTGGAACTCGTGTCACTCTGCGCCGTGCGGGGTATTGACCTGCTGAAACGGCGCCGCGGTGATGTCCCGAGATCGTCGGTGCGGACCCGCGCGGCGTGCCGCACCGCTTCTCGATAGCGTGAACGAGCGTGCGCGGCCAGTGGACGACGCCTTCGTCCCGTGCCGCGCGGTTGTCGGCAACGGCGCGTCGGCGCGGTTGCGCCGGTTTTCGTGTTCGCCCCGGAAAATGACGAGGAGCAACCAACGGTGACTGTGCTGTCGTGGGATCAAAGCGGTGTCGTACGCCACGTTCCCACGCACGGCTAGGTGGCGACGATGGATACCGTCCCCTCCTGGGCGCCGGTCGGGGTGCCCGCACGCGAGTACTTGCTGGTGTGCCTGACTTCCGCGGCCGTGACTTTCCTGCTCACCGGGCTGATCCGGATTTTCGCCATCCGCGGCCGTGCCGTGGCACATCCCAGACGCCGGGACGTGCACTCGACCCCCATCCCCAGGATGGGCGGGGTCGCGATGTACTTCGGCGTGCTCGGCGGCATGTTCCTCGCCGGTAACCTGCCCGCTCTCTCCCGCGGGTTCGACTACTCCAACGACGCGCTCGCCGTGATCTTCGCCGGTGGGCTGATCACGCTCGTCGGCGCGCTGGACGACCGCTTCGAACTCGATTCGTGGACCAAGCTGGCTGGTCAGGTCACCGCGGCGGGGATTCTGGTGCTGATGGGCGTGCAGTGGTACATGCTGCCCGGCGGCCAGGGCGGTGAGTCCGGTTCGGTGCTGGTGCTCAGCGGAAACCAGGGGCAGCTGCTGACGGTGCTGTTGACCGTGGCCATGGTCAACGCGATGAACTTCGTCGACGGGTTGGACGGTCTCGCCTCCGGCATAGGTCTGATAGCCGCCAGCGCGACCTGTGCGTTCTGCCTGGGGCTGCTCAACGACCAGGGTGGCGACGTCACGGCTTATCCGCCCGCGCTCATCGCGGCGACCATAGCCGGTGCCTGTCTCGGTTTCCTGCCGCACAACTTCCAGCCCGCCCGCATCTTCATGGGTGACTCGGGATCCATGCTGATCGGGCTGATGCTCGCCTCGGCCAGCACCACCGCCGCGGGCAAGATGGACCCCACGAGCCTGGACGCCTTCGGGCTGTTCGCTCCGTTGTTGGTGGTGGCGGCGGTGCTGTTCGTGCCGCTGCTCGACCTGAGCCTGGCCGTGGTGCGCAGGACCAGGGCGGGTAAGAGCCCGTTCCACGCCGACAAGATGCACTTGCACCACCGGTTGCTGGAGCTGGGGCACTCGCAACGGCGTGCGGTGCTGCTCATCTATCTGTGGGCCGGGGTGGTCGCGTTCGGTGCCGTCTCGCTCACGCTGTTCGACGATATGCTCCTCGTGGCATGGGCTGTGGGCTTCGCGGTGCTCGTAGCGGGTACCGTATCCGCGATACCCCGAATGAGGACCAAGTAGAACTTCGCGGCGGGAGAGTGATGACGGAAGCGACCGGAACGCCCGACGACACCGACCGGCCCACGGCCGAGGAGACGAATCCACACGCCCGGACGGTGCGCCGGTTGGCCGCGGCCATGCTTCGCGCCGCCGTGCTGCCGGGCGCCCTGGCCGTGCTGTTGTGTACGGTCGTCGCCGCTTTCCTGACAGGGATGCCGGGGCTGCTGGGCGGGTTGATCGGTGGCGCGGTGGCTTTCGGTTCGTCGCTGCTCACGCTGTGGTTGATGCGAAGTACGGCCGATTTTCACCCGATGTTCGTGATGGTGGCCGCGCTGGGCGGCTACATCGGGAAGATGATCGTGCTGTTCGTGGTGGTGACCCTGCTGCGTGGGCTCGACTTCGTCCACGTGGATTCCGTGGCGCTGACGATACTGGTCACGGTCCTGGTGTGGACCGCGGCCGAGGTGCGCGGCTTCCGCAAAACCAGGACTCCCACGATCGCGGTGGCGGACCGCTCCTGAACGAACCGACTCGCCCCGGGAAACGCGTCCTGGCGTGTGGGCGTTACGACCGTTTTATTACCGAATGGTAGGGTTCGCTGCGCAGGTAACTCGGGTTTCGACACGAGTACGTCCTCCGCTCCCGGGGGTCGTGGTCCGTCCCGTGGGGCTTGCCTGGCGGAACCTGCCC
This portion of the Actinopolyspora lacussalsi genome encodes:
- a CDS encoding tRNA threonylcarbamoyl adenosine modification protein (Sua5/YciO/YrdC/YwlC family) (product_source=TIGR00057; cath_funfam=3.90.870.10; cog=COG0009; pfam=PF01300; superfamily=55821; tigrfam=TIGR00057) → MSTVYDCDSPDGRSAGLSRAASSLRGGGLVVLPTDTVYGIGADAFDPEAVRALLSAKGRGPDMPVPVLVGSWNTVDGLVMSVPRQARALIEAFWPGGLSLVLPQAPSLSWDLGETRGTVNLRMPLHPVALDLLREVGPMAVSSANTTGNPPAATVEQAREQLGEAVPVYLDGGPSGEPVASTIVDLTGDQPRVLREGAVGRDELAAELGVELPVE
- a CDS encoding pimeloyl-ACP methyl ester carboxylesterase (product_source=COG0596; cath_funfam=3.40.50.1820; cog=COG0596; pfam=PF00561; superfamily=53474), with product MTAPPQGSATEHAEFPAGTIRYYRAGTAGPAIVLVHGGGIDNAMISWRHTIPALAADHRVFVPDLPRHGGSRNWSGRVGQRTMEEILRWLLDLWGVERAVLVGLSTGGSAVTGFTLRHPHRASGLVLVASGGLRHRIAGQLPMYLMLRSRVAGPAIARLAKLSRGTCRRYLSRGVLHAPGRVADLEQLLDEVLAELRGTDSVFSDWLFEAVGSRSMRVNHLPLLDRVRCPTMLIHGAADRRVPLQVSRTAADVVPGSELRVLTEAGHWCHREKPGEFNAALREFLNRGGNP
- a CDS encoding UDP-GlcNAc:undecaprenyl-phosphate GlcNAc-1-phosphate transferase (product_source=KO:K02851; cog=COG0472; ko=KO:K02851; pfam=PF00953; transmembrane_helix_parts=Outside_1_17,TMhelix_18_40,Inside_41_60,TMhelix_61_83,Outside_84_92,TMhelix_93_109,Inside_110_120,TMhelix_121_140,Outside_141_154,TMhelix_155_177,Inside_178_183,TMhelix_184_203,Outside_204_212,TMhelix_213_232,Inside_233_238,TMhelix_239_261,Outside_262_275,TMhelix_276_298,Inside_299_327,TMhelix_328_350,Outside_351_353,TMhelix_354_373,Inside_374_379) — translated: MDTVPSWAPVGVPAREYLLVCLTSAAVTFLLTGLIRIFAIRGRAVAHPRRRDVHSTPIPRMGGVAMYFGVLGGMFLAGNLPALSRGFDYSNDALAVIFAGGLITLVGALDDRFELDSWTKLAGQVTAAGILVLMGVQWYMLPGGQGGESGSVLVLSGNQGQLLTVLLTVAMVNAMNFVDGLDGLASGIGLIAASATCAFCLGLLNDQGGDVTAYPPALIAATIAGACLGFLPHNFQPARIFMGDSGSMLIGLMLASASTTAAGKMDPTSLDAFGLFAPLLVVAAVLFVPLLDLSLAVVRRTRAGKSPFHADKMHLHHRLLELGHSQRRAVLLIYLWAGVVAFGAVSLTLFDDMLLVAWAVGFAVLVAGTVSAIPRMRTK
- a CDS encoding hypothetical protein (product_source=Hypo-rule applied; superfamily=82866; transmembrane_helix_parts=Inside_1_32,TMhelix_33_55,Outside_56_58,TMhelix_59_81,Inside_82_92,TMhelix_93_115,Outside_116_119,TMhelix_120_139,Inside_140_159); its protein translation is MTEATGTPDDTDRPTAEETNPHARTVRRLAAAMLRAAVLPGALAVLLCTVVAAFLTGMPGLLGGLIGGAVAFGSSLLTLWLMRSTADFHPMFVMVAALGGYIGKMIVLFVVVTLLRGLDFVHVDSVALTILVTVLVWTAAEVRGFRKTRTPTIAVADRS